A window of the Brassica napus cultivar Da-Ae chromosome C5, Da-Ae, whole genome shotgun sequence genome harbors these coding sequences:
- the LOC111211492 gene encoding protein CASP-like, with translation MEALQDGSERDKTTPPSSSSSSTSPIPVVTSFWKEFDLEKEKSILDEQGLRIAENQENSQKNRRKLAESTRDFKKASPENKLGMFNSLLKGYQEEVDNITKRAKFGENAFLNIYQKLYEAPDPFPALASIAEQERKLSEVESENRKMKVELEEFRTEATHLKNQQATIRRLEERNRQLEQQMEEKIKEVVEIKQRNLAEENQKTLELLKDREQALQDQLRQAKDSVSTMQKLHELAQSQLFELRAQSDEEKATKQSELGLLMDEVERAQTRLLTLEREKGHLRSQLQTANEDTENKNSDNVDSNNMLENSLTAKEKIISELNMEIHNIETTLANEREDHVAEIKKLNSLLNKKDTVIEEMKKELQERPSAKLVDDLRKKVKILQAVGYNSIEAEDWDAATTGEEMSRMESLLLDKNRKMEHEVTQLKVQLSEKTSLLEKVEAKGDELTAKVNEQQRLIQKLEDDILKGYSSKERKGALFNEWEFSEAGAAEQSESPMEQKHVPTDQDQSSMLKVICSQRDRFRARLRETEEEIRRLKEKIGFLTDELEKTKADNVKLYGKIRYVQDYNHDKVVSRGSKKYVEDLESGFSSDVESKYKKIYEDDINPFAAFSKKEREQRVKDLGIRDRITLSSGRFLLGNKYARTFAFFYTIGLHVLVFTCLYRMSALSYLSHGAEETPMTETTTNLPRGF, from the exons ATGGAGGCCTTGCAAGATGGATCGGAGAGAGATAAAACAactcctccttcttcttcttcttcttcaacctctCCCATTCCTGTCGTCACCAGTTTTTGGAAAG AATTTGatttggagaaggagaagagtatACTTGACGAGCAAGGGCTTAGGATAGCTGAGAATCAAGAAAACAGCCAGAAGAATCGACGAAAGCTTGCAGAGAGCACCAGGG ACTTCAAAAAAGCATCGCCTGAGAACAAACTTGGTATGTTTAACTCCTTGCTCAAGGGGTATCAGGAAGAAGTTGATAATATCACCAAGAGGGCCAAGTTTGGGGAGAATGCTTTCTTAAACATCTATCAGAAACTCTATGAAGCACCCGATCCATTTCCTGCTCTTGCGTCTATTGCT GAGCAAGAGCGTAAATTATCTGAAGTAGAATCTGAGAATCGAAAAATGAAAGTTGAACTTGAGGAATTTAGGACAGAAGCGACTCATCTGAAAAATCAACAGGCCACAATAAGGAGACTAGAAGAACGGAACCGTCAGCTTGAGCAGCAG ATGGAAGAAAAAATCAAGGAGGTTGTTGAGATAAAGCAACGAAATCTGGCTGAGGAAAATCAGAAAACGCTGGAGCTTTTAAAGGAtag GGAGCAAGCTTTGCAAGATCAGTTAAGGCAAGCAAAAGACAGTGTCTCCACTATGCAAAAATTGCATGAGTTAGCACAGAGCCAACTTTTTGAACTTCGTGCTCAATCAG ACGAAGAAAAAGCGACAAAGCAATCGGAACTTGGTCTATTGATGGATGAAGTGGAGCGTGCTCAAACGCGTCTCCTTACACTTGAGAGGGAAAAG GGACATCTACGGTCTCAGCTGCAAACAGCTAATGAAGACACTGAAAACAAGAATAG TGACAATGTAGATTCAAATAATATGCTGGAGAATTCTTTAACTGCAAAAGAGAAGATTATATCAGAGCTTAATATGGAAATTCACAATATTGAGACTACTCTAGCTAATGAGCGAGAAGATCATGTTGCCGAGATAAAGAAATTGAATTCGTTGCTCAATAAAAAG GATACTGTCATTGAAGAGATGAAGAAAGAGCTTCAAGAAAGACCATCAGCAAAACTAGTTGATGATCTGCGCAAGAAAGTGAAAATTCTGCAG GCTGTAGGTTACAATTCAATTGAGGCTGAGGACTGGGATGCTGCTACCACTGGTGAAGAGATGAGCAGAATGGAGTCGCTACTTCTtgataaaaacagaaaaatggaGCATGAGGTCACTCAGTTAAAG GTTCAACTTTCTGAGAAAACCTCCTTGCTTGAGAAGGTTGAAGCCAAGGGAGACGAACTGACAGCTAAGGTTAATGAACAGCAAAGACTGATTCAAAAGTTGGAAGATGATATCTTGAAG GGTTACAGTTCGAAAGAGCGAAAAGGTGCTCTATTTAATGAGTGGGAGTTCTCAGAAGCAGGTGCGGCTGAGCAGTCTGAG TCTCCTATGGAGCAGAAACATGTTCCAACAGATCAAGATCAAAGCTCAATGTTGAAAGTTATCTGCAGCCAAAGAGATCGGTTCAGAGCACGGTTGCGGGAAACAGAAGAG GAAATAAGGCGATTAAAAGAGAAGATAGGCTTTCTCACAGACGAATTGGAGAAGACCAAAGCAGACAACGTCAAACTCTATGGCAAAATCCGTTACGTCCAAGACTATAACCATGATAAAGTTGTTTCCCGAGGATCAAAGAag TATGTGGAAGATCTGGAAAGCGGATTTAGCTCGGATGTGGAATCTAAATACAAGAAAATATACGAGGATGATATCAACCCATTCGCAGCATTCTCGAAAAAG GAAAGAGAGCAACGGGTCAAAGATTTGGGAATTAGAGATCGGATTACACTAAGCAGTGGCCGTTTCCTTCTAGGAAACAA GTATGCGAGGACGTTTGCGTTCTTCTACACAATAGGATTGCATGTACTGGTCTTCACTTGTCTCTACCGTATGTCTGCTCTCAGCTATCTCAG CCATGGAGCTGAGGAGACTCCGATGACAGAAACAACCACAAACCTCCCTCGCGGTTTCTAA
- the LOC111211489 gene encoding protein PLANT CADMIUM RESISTANCE 7, with protein MENQWTSGLCSCMEDGKTVCLTCFCPCVAFGRIANIADEGNHGCGECGIFYGLICCVVGLPCLFSCTYRTKIRRKFGLPESPASDCITHCFCESCALCQEYRELKNRGLDPSIGWNEHMQRATSPPMGQYMKS; from the exons ATGGAGAACCAATGGACTTCTGGTCTTTGTAGCTGCATGGAAGACGGCAAAACTG TTTGCCTTACATGTTTCTGTCCGTGCGTCGCTTTTGGGCGGATCGCTAATATTGCTGACGAAGGAAATCACG GTTGTGGGGAATGTGGGATATTTTACGGGCTGATATGTTGTGTGGTCGGGCTGCCATGCTTGTTCTCATGCACTTACCGGACCAAGATCCGACGCAAATTCGGGTTACCGGAGTCTCCAGCTTCGGATTGTATCACTCACTGCTTTTGTGAAAGTTGTGCCCTCTGTCAAGAATACCGTGAACTCAAGAACCGTGGTCTTGACCCTTCTATTG GATGGAATGAGCATATGCAACGGGCAACATCTCCTCCTATGGGTCAATACATGAAGAGTTGA